The following proteins are co-located in the Flectobacillus major DSM 103 genome:
- a CDS encoding aminotransferase-like domain-containing protein, which produces MEIPYKSLIPINKKHSLPLYVQIANGIIQQIQAGVIKKGSLLTGTRQLALLLEVNRQTVVAAFDELYAQGWIEVVPQKGTYVSNTLPNIQPKALKTAKINTNNEVVAPHDFLQNYPIQIPINIEQRLAFNDGLPDVRLAPRDALARLYAHYIRYGEPSILQYSNILGHIRFRETLSFLLNQTRGLSINPNQLISTRGSQMGIYLVASALIRLGDKVVVGQMSYLATNITFEHFGAELLTIPVDEDGMVIDVLEEICTTQTIKAVYVTSHHYHPTTVTLKPERRIQLLNLAEKYGFFIIEDDYDYDYHYSNKPILPLASADSSGWVIYIGSFTKKIAPTFRVGYVIASEKIINELGKIRRIIDRQGDTILECCLADMLEDGTLKRHSAKALKEYHQRRDFACKTLKDVLGNNIQFKVPDGGMAIWAKFADNISLPKVAEKALQKGLYFPNGIVYRPVNACRLGFASMNLKELDEAIHLLGEII; this is translated from the coding sequence ATGGAAATTCCTTACAAATCTTTGATTCCTATTAACAAAAAACATTCGCTGCCTTTGTATGTACAAATAGCCAATGGTATTATTCAGCAAATACAGGCTGGGGTTATCAAAAAAGGAAGTTTACTAACAGGTACAAGGCAATTGGCACTACTTTTAGAAGTAAATAGACAAACCGTTGTAGCGGCCTTCGACGAGCTATATGCACAGGGCTGGATTGAAGTTGTGCCCCAAAAAGGGACTTATGTTAGCAATACGCTTCCCAATATTCAACCCAAAGCCCTAAAAACTGCTAAAATAAACACCAATAACGAGGTGGTTGCTCCTCATGATTTCCTCCAAAATTACCCTATCCAAATACCCATTAATATTGAGCAACGATTGGCTTTCAACGATGGCCTACCAGATGTAAGATTAGCCCCTCGTGATGCCCTTGCTCGTTTGTATGCTCATTATATTCGTTACGGCGAACCATCTATTTTACAGTATAGTAACATATTAGGGCATATTCGTTTTAGAGAAACACTATCTTTTTTGCTAAATCAAACAAGGGGATTGTCTATTAATCCTAATCAACTAATTAGCACACGAGGAAGCCAGATGGGTATTTATTTGGTAGCATCGGCATTGATACGTCTGGGCGACAAAGTAGTGGTAGGACAAATGAGCTATTTAGCAACCAATATTACATTTGAGCATTTTGGAGCAGAATTGTTGACGATACCTGTAGATGAAGATGGCATGGTTATAGATGTGCTGGAGGAAATATGTACAACACAAACTATCAAGGCTGTATATGTTACCTCGCACCATTATCACCCCACTACAGTAACATTAAAGCCCGAAAGACGTATTCAGCTACTAAATTTGGCCGAAAAGTATGGATTCTTTATTATAGAAGATGATTATGACTACGATTATCACTATTCTAACAAACCCATTTTACCTTTGGCAAGTGCCGACTCTAGCGGATGGGTTATTTATATTGGTTCATTTACCAAAAAAATCGCCCCGACATTTCGGGTTGGCTATGTGATAGCTTCTGAAAAAATCATTAATGAATTAGGAAAGATACGGCGTATTATCGACCGCCAAGGGGATACCATTTTAGAATGTTGCTTGGCTGATATGCTTGAAGATGGAACACTAAAAAGACATTCGGCCAAAGCACTGAAAGAGTATCATCAACGACGAGACTTTGCTTGTAAAACCCTAAAAGATGTTTTGGGAAACAACATTCAGTTTAAAGTACCAGATGGTGGTATGGCCATTTGGGCAAAATTTGCTGACAACATTTCTTTGCCTAAAGTAGCCGAAAAAGCCCTACAAAAAGGCTTATATTTTCCTAATGGTATTGTTTATCGGCCTGTCAATGCCTGTAGGCTAGGTTTTGCCTCTATGAATTTAAAAGAACTAGACGAAGCAATACATCTTTTAGGTGAAATCATTTGA
- a CDS encoding pyridoxamine 5'-phosphate oxidase family protein, whose protein sequence is MTIRSITSRTKPSRLAKRGNYDETQIYQILDEGLFCHIAYTEEGQPMMIPTGYGRIGNKLYIHGSVGSHFMRCLADGRTVCLAVSLLDGLVLARSAFHHSVNYRSVILFAAGTVVTDEQERWDALEAFTDHILPGRWAAVRQPTASEMQKTMVISFPIEEASAKMRSGDPSDDEEDYDLTVWAGVLPLEVLPLPAITDPKMRFDTAIPDNVQHYSRKK, encoded by the coding sequence ATGACAATACGCTCCATTACTAGCAGAACCAAACCGAGCCGTTTGGCCAAAAGAGGCAACTATGACGAAACACAGATTTATCAAATTTTGGATGAAGGGTTGTTTTGTCACATTGCATATACAGAAGAAGGTCAACCTATGATGATACCAACAGGGTATGGCCGAATCGGGAACAAATTGTATATTCATGGCTCGGTAGGAAGCCATTTTATGCGTTGTCTAGCCGATGGACGAACCGTTTGTTTGGCAGTTTCACTTTTAGATGGTTTGGTATTGGCTCGTTCAGCATTTCATCATTCGGTCAATTATCGCTCTGTTATTCTTTTTGCAGCAGGAACAGTGGTGACAGACGAGCAAGAACGTTGGGATGCCTTAGAGGCTTTTACAGACCATATTTTGCCTGGTAGATGGGCAGCAGTACGCCAGCCTACAGCATCCGAAATGCAAAAAACCATGGTAATTTCTTTTCCGATTGAAGAGGCTTCGGCCAAAATGAGGTCTGGTGACCCAAGCGATGACGAAGAAGACTATGATTTAACTGTGTGGGCAGGTGTTTTGCCACTAGAAGTTTTACCACTACCAGCTATTACCGACCCCAAAATGCGATTTGATACGGCCATTCCTGATAATGTCCAGCATTATTCCAGAAAAAAATAG
- a CDS encoding sugar kinase, translating to MKKVITFGEVMMRLTTPSFARFAQATSLNINFGGGEANVASSLALLGIPSSHVTQFPDNDLGRAAAATYLKFGVGTEYMLFGGERLGIYYVEQGAAMRASKVVYDRFNSAFANLVPSDFDWHNILKDAQWFHFTGITPAISASAAQACLEAVKVAHSLGIPVSADVGYRKNLWQWGKKPHEVMPELIAYCDIIVCSKGDASDMFGIEPNDEKGSFKSICQQLQTRFPKIKKILNTKRGQLSASHNTLSGQCWNGTEMLKTSTIDIPNIVDRIGGGDAFLAGFIYGELIYQDTQKALEFGVAASALKHTIEGDFNLVTVSEIEMVMKGDVSGKLKR from the coding sequence ATGAAAAAAGTAATTACTTTCGGGGAGGTCATGATGCGACTAACAACCCCTAGTTTTGCTCGTTTTGCACAAGCTACGTCCTTAAATATTAATTTTGGGGGTGGAGAGGCCAATGTGGCCTCCTCGTTGGCTTTATTGGGTATTCCAAGTAGCCATGTAACACAGTTTCCTGACAATGATTTAGGTCGTGCAGCAGCTGCTACTTACCTAAAATTTGGCGTGGGAACAGAATATATGTTGTTTGGAGGAGAAAGACTTGGTATATATTATGTTGAGCAGGGGGCGGCTATGCGTGCTTCTAAAGTAGTTTATGACCGATTTAATTCTGCCTTTGCCAACCTTGTGCCAAGTGATTTTGATTGGCACAATATTCTCAAAGATGCTCAGTGGTTTCATTTTACAGGAATAACCCCTGCTATTTCGGCTTCGGCTGCTCAGGCATGTTTGGAGGCCGTCAAAGTAGCTCATAGCTTAGGCATACCAGTTTCGGCCGATGTGGGTTATCGCAAGAACCTATGGCAGTGGGGAAAAAAGCCCCATGAGGTAATGCCCGAATTAATTGCTTATTGCGACATTATCGTTTGTAGCAAAGGCGATGCCTCAGATATGTTTGGTATTGAACCCAATGATGAAAAAGGAAGCTTTAAGTCTATTTGTCAGCAATTACAAACTCGCTTTCCCAAAATAAAGAAAATCCTTAATACCAAAAGAGGCCAACTGTCGGCCTCGCATAACACCTTGTCTGGGCAGTGCTGGAATGGCACTGAAATGTTAAAGACTTCAACCATTGATATTCCTAATATTGTGGATAGAATAGGCGGCGGCGACGCATTTTTAGCAGGGTTTATTTATGGTGAACTAATCTATCAGGATACCCAAAAAGCATTGGAATTTGGAGTAGCTGCTTCTGCCTTGAAACATACCATTGAAGGTGATTTTAATTTGGTTACAGTATCTGAAATAGAAATGGTAATGAAAGGCGACGTAAGTGGTAAACTCAAAAGGTAA
- a CDS encoding DUF1272 domain-containing protein, translated as MLEIRPICENCGKALPNESEEAMICTFECTFCKDCVENILENVCPNCGGGFEKRPTRPQEKLNKYPSKKEPYFKPINVEAFAILKKAKKDIKPYER; from the coding sequence ATGTTAGAAATCAGACCAATATGCGAAAATTGTGGAAAAGCATTGCCAAATGAAAGCGAAGAAGCCATGATTTGTACTTTTGAATGCACTTTTTGTAAAGATTGTGTTGAAAATATACTTGAAAATGTATGTCCTAATTGTGGTGGTGGATTTGAGAAAAGACCAACAAGACCCCAAGAAAAGCTAAACAAATACCCAAGTAAAAAAGAACCTTACTTCAAACCTATCAATGTAGAAGCATTTGCAATACTTAAAAAAGCAAAAAAAGATATAAAGCCCTATGAACGATAA